A single genomic interval of Trichosurus vulpecula isolate mTriVul1 chromosome 6, mTriVul1.pri, whole genome shotgun sequence harbors:
- the FGG gene encoding fibrinogen gamma chain isoform X1: MQLSWHPRRLALYCSTLLLIFSTCQAYVATRDNCCILDERFGSYCPTTCGIADFFNKYQTTVDQDLRHMEDTLRDIDNKTSESKLLIQKIQVGPSPNARPQNVISDVTQKSRKMIDEIMKYEALVLTHENSIKYLQEILLSNKQKILQLKQKAAELEAKCQEPCKDTVQIQPTTGKDCQDIANKGASVSGLYFVKPLKSNTEFLVYCEIDSSGNGWTVLQKRLDGSLDFKKNWVQYKEGFGHLSPIGNTEFWLGNEKIHLLTTQTTIPYALRIELEDWSGKTSTADYAMFKLGPEADKYRLTYGYFIGGDAGDAFDGFDFGDDASDKHFTSHLGMQFSTWDNDNDKFEGNCAEQDGSGWWMNKCHAGHLNGVYYQGGTYSKSATPNGYDNGIIWATWKSRWYSMKKTTMKIIPFNRLSIDGQQFHLGGSKQVGSDHVLK, encoded by the exons ATGCAGTTGTCCTGGCATCCCCGGAGGTTAGCTCTGTATTGTTCCACGTTACTCTTAATTTTTTCAACATGCCAAGCA TATGTCGCCACCAGAGACAACTGTTGCATTTTAGACGAGCGATTT GGTAGCTATTGCCCAACTACTTGCGGGATTGCAGATTTCTTTAACAAATACCAAACCACTGTAGACCAGGACCTACGGCATATGGAAGATACCTTAAGGGATATTGATAATAAGACATCAGAATCCAAACTGCTGATCCAGAAAATCCAAGTGGGCCCGAGTCCTAATGCAAGACCTCAAA ATGTGATCAGTGATGTGACGCAGAAGTCAAGGAAGATGATTGATGAGATTATGAAATATGAAGCGTTGGTTCTCACACACGAAAACAGTATTAA GTATTTGCAAGAAATCTTGCTTTCAAACAAGCAAAAGATCCTTCAGTTGAAACAAAAGGCAGCTGAGCTTGAAGCCAAATGTCAGGAGCCTTGCAAAGACACAGTTCAAATACAACCAACCACTGGAAAGG ATTGTCAAGACATTGCAAACAAGGGGGCCTCAGTGAGTGGTCTTTACTTTGTCAAGCCATTAAAATCTAATACGGAGTTCTTAGTCTACTGTGAAATAGATTCATCAGGCAATGGATGGACTGTACTTCAGAAG AGATTGGATGGAAGCCTGGACTTCAAGAAAAACTGGGTTCAGTATAAGGAAGGATTTGGACATTTGTCTCCAATTGGCAACACAGAGTTTTGGCTGGGCAATGAAAAGATTCACCTTCTAACCACCCAGACTACAATTCCATATGCATTAAGAATAGAATTGGAAGACTGGAGTGGCAAAACCAG CACGGCTGACTACGCCATGTTCAAGTTGGGGCCTGAAGCCGACAAGTACCGGCTGACCTACGGCTACTTCATTGGAGGAGATGCAGGAGATGCCTTTGATGGCTTTGATTTTGGGGATGATGCCAGTGACAAGCATTTCACCTCCCACCTTGGCATGCAGTTCAGTACCTGGGACAATGACAACGATAAGTTTGAGGGCAACTGCGCTGAACAGGATGGCTCTGGCTGGTGGATGAACAAATGTCATGCAGGCCACCTCAATGGTGTTTACTACCAAG GGGGCACTTACTCAAAATCAGCAACTCCAAATGGCTATGACAACGGCATTATCTGGGCCACCTGGAAGTCAAGGTGGTACTCTATGAAGAAAACTACCATGAAGATTATTCCATTCAACAGACTTTCTATAGATGGCCAGCAATTTCACTTGGGTGGATCCAAACAGGTGGGCTCAGATCATGTGTTAAAATAG
- the FGG gene encoding fibrinogen gamma chain isoform X2, which yields MQLSWHPRRLALYCSTLLLIFSTCQAYVATRDNCCILDERFGSYCPTTCGIADFFNKYQTTVDQDLRHMEDTLRDIDNKTSESKLLIQKIQVGPSPNARPQNVISDVTQKSRKMIDEIMKYEALVLTHENSIKYLQEILLSNKQKILQLKQKAAELEAKCQEPCKDTVQIQPTTGKDCQDIANKGASVSGLYFVKPLKSNTEFLVYCEIDSSGNGWTVLQKRLDGSLDFKKNWVQYKEGFGHLSPIGNTEFWLGNEKIHLLTTQTTIPYALRIELEDWSGKTSTADYAMFKLGPEADKYRLTYGYFIGGDAGDAFDGFDFGDDASDKHFTSHLGMQFSTWDNDNDKFEGNCAEQDGSGWWMNKCHAGHLNGVYYQGGTYSKSATPNGYDNGIIWATWKSRWYSMKKTTMKIIPFNRLSIDGQQFHLGGSKQVGDV from the exons ATGCAGTTGTCCTGGCATCCCCGGAGGTTAGCTCTGTATTGTTCCACGTTACTCTTAATTTTTTCAACATGCCAAGCA TATGTCGCCACCAGAGACAACTGTTGCATTTTAGACGAGCGATTT GGTAGCTATTGCCCAACTACTTGCGGGATTGCAGATTTCTTTAACAAATACCAAACCACTGTAGACCAGGACCTACGGCATATGGAAGATACCTTAAGGGATATTGATAATAAGACATCAGAATCCAAACTGCTGATCCAGAAAATCCAAGTGGGCCCGAGTCCTAATGCAAGACCTCAAA ATGTGATCAGTGATGTGACGCAGAAGTCAAGGAAGATGATTGATGAGATTATGAAATATGAAGCGTTGGTTCTCACACACGAAAACAGTATTAA GTATTTGCAAGAAATCTTGCTTTCAAACAAGCAAAAGATCCTTCAGTTGAAACAAAAGGCAGCTGAGCTTGAAGCCAAATGTCAGGAGCCTTGCAAAGACACAGTTCAAATACAACCAACCACTGGAAAGG ATTGTCAAGACATTGCAAACAAGGGGGCCTCAGTGAGTGGTCTTTACTTTGTCAAGCCATTAAAATCTAATACGGAGTTCTTAGTCTACTGTGAAATAGATTCATCAGGCAATGGATGGACTGTACTTCAGAAG AGATTGGATGGAAGCCTGGACTTCAAGAAAAACTGGGTTCAGTATAAGGAAGGATTTGGACATTTGTCTCCAATTGGCAACACAGAGTTTTGGCTGGGCAATGAAAAGATTCACCTTCTAACCACCCAGACTACAATTCCATATGCATTAAGAATAGAATTGGAAGACTGGAGTGGCAAAACCAG CACGGCTGACTACGCCATGTTCAAGTTGGGGCCTGAAGCCGACAAGTACCGGCTGACCTACGGCTACTTCATTGGAGGAGATGCAGGAGATGCCTTTGATGGCTTTGATTTTGGGGATGATGCCAGTGACAAGCATTTCACCTCCCACCTTGGCATGCAGTTCAGTACCTGGGACAATGACAACGATAAGTTTGAGGGCAACTGCGCTGAACAGGATGGCTCTGGCTGGTGGATGAACAAATGTCATGCAGGCCACCTCAATGGTGTTTACTACCAAG GGGGCACTTACTCAAAATCAGCAACTCCAAATGGCTATGACAACGGCATTATCTGGGCCACCTGGAAGTCAAGGTGGTACTCTATGAAGAAAACTACCATGAAGATTATTCCATTCAACAGACTTTCTATAGATGGCCAGCAATTTCACTTGGGTGGATCCAAACAG GTTGGAGATGTTTAA